In the Terriglobia bacterium genome, AGCGGCATCGGCATCATGAACATCATGCTGGTATCGGTGACGGAACGGACGAAAGAAATCGGCGTCAGGATGGCGGTAGGCGCCAGGCGTCGCGAGATCCTCTATCAATTTCTGGCCGAGTCCACTTATATGGCCAGCATCGGGGGGGGCTTGGGCATTCTGCTCGGCGTCTCCGGGCCGCTGCTTGCCAATTGGTTCACGGGCTTCAACATCCCCATTTCGTGGATCTCGATAGTGCTGGCCTTTCTGCTCTCCTTCACCGTCGGCATAACTTCCGGACTCATTCCGGCCAATCGTGCTGCAAAACTGGATCCTACGGAGGCGCTGCGCTATGAATAAATTTTCAGGACTTCTCATCTCGCTGCTGGCAATTTGCGCCTCGGCTTCGGCTTCGGAATATGTGGGGCAGGAGGCTGCCAAGGCCGGGCGTACACTCACGCTGCGCGAGGCTGTTCGTCTGGCATTGGCGCGCGGGCCGGAAGTATATCTGGCGCAGGCGGAGGCGGCCAGGGCGGGAGAAGCGCTCCGTGAGACACGATCCCTGAACCTGCCACAAATCGTGACCGGCACCGGCCTCGCTTACAATACCGGTTTTCCTCTCAGCATAGAGGGTTCGGCGCCCTCGATCATCCAACTGGGAGCGAGCCAGTCGGTTCTCAGCAAGAAAAACAAGAATCTCGTTCGGGAGGCTGAGCAGGGGAACATAGCGAGCCAGGCGGGCCCGGATGGCGCGCGCAACGGACTGGTGGCCAGGACGATCCTGCTCTACAGCGAACTCCACCAGGCACGGCTGGCTATTCCTCTATTGGAACAACAGCGCGGGACTGCGTTAAAAAGCCGGCAGATCACCGAGGCGCTGTTGCAGGCCGGGAAGGCTCGCCCAGTCGATCTTACTCTGGCGAAAATTGCGGCCGCGAGTCTCGAGCAGCAGCTGCTCGTCATGCAGGAACGAGTGCGCCTGGCCGAGGCCGGCCTGCGGGAGCTCACCGGGATTCCCGAGAACGAAGCGATCCGGACGGAGACACCTGAGATCAAGAGCGAGCTGCTGACACTTTCACCGGACCTCCTCTATCAGAGAGCTCTGGAAATCCACCCTGAGATCCGGGAGGCCGAAGCCACCCTGCGTGCGAAGGAATTCCATGTCGAGGTTGAGAGGGCCGAGCGCTATCCGCAGCTTACACTCGTCAGCCAATACGCGCTCTTCAGCCGGGCAAACAATTATCAGGACTATTTCAACCGCTTCACGAGAAACAACTACATTCTGGGCCTTTCGATTCAAGTGCCGTTGTTCAACGGATTCCGCACCGAGGCACGCATAGCGCAGAGCCGCCAGGATGTCGAAGTGGCCCGCCTCCGGCTGCAGCGCCTGAAGTCCGATCTGAAGCTGAGCCTGGAACGGAGCGCGAGCGATCTGCGCATTGCGAGTGGCGCAGCCGAGCTGGCGCACCTCGAAGTGGCTGCTTACGAAGAGAAGCTCAAGGTCAGCGAGACTTTAATGGAGGCGGGACGCATCGAGCCCGGAGCTCTGGACGCCGCCCGTGCCCAGCTCCTGGAAAAACTGGCTGCTGCGACAGAGGCCGAGAAAGCACTCCTCGAGCGGCAAGTGGCACTCCTGCAGGCTACGGGTTCCCTCGCCGCCCTCTTTTGAATTTGGATTTGGGACTGCGGATTTTGGATTGGACTGGTTGGCGATTTGGGGGCTTCCGGGAAACCCAACCTCCGGCATCCGCGGTCGCGCCTGCGGCGCGGCAAAAGTTCCTGCACGCCGACCAGGACGGAACGGTCGGCGTCGGCCGGCGTTTTTCCGCGTCCAAAACTGCATTTCGGTCACACTTTCATGAATAATTCAGGGCTACCATCTAGATGTGGAAGAATCGCATAGAGAGCGCTCTCAGTGCGATGGCGGTTTTTTCCGCAGCGGAGAGGCGGATGGCCGGGCCGAAGACGTCAAACCGGCGCTGGACGATCTTCCTGAGCAGGCGCTCGTATATCTGCATCATCGCCCACAGTGCCGGCCGGCTGGGGGCATGGACCAGGGGGAGCAGGGCGCGCGCCTGCGTGTAGTATTGCGAGGCCCGGTCGGTTTCAAAGGTCATGAGTTCCTGGAAGCGCGCGTCGAAGACGCCACGCCGCAGGTCGTCAGGGGCGTAATGAAACCTCTCGAGGTCCTCTGCGGGAAGATAAATGCGGCCCAGGCCGGCGTCCTCCTTGATGTCGCGGAGAATGTTGGTGAGTTGGAACGCGATGCCGCAGTGCTCGGCGAGTTTTCTGGCGCGCTCCTCCGTGTAGCCGAAAATCTGCAGGCAGACCAGACCCACGGCGGATGCGACGTTGAAGCAGTACCGGTAAAGATCCGCAAAGGTTTCGTAGTGGCTGATGGTGAGATCCATCTCAGCGCCGTCGATGATCCAATGGAAATAGTCGGCGGGGATGGAATATCTCCGGACCGAGTCGTGGAAGGCAGGGAGAATCGGGGACCCGTCGAATTCCCCTTTCACCGCGGCGTTCAGTTGCGCGCGCCACATCTCCAGTGCCCTGCGCTTGTCGTCCAGGGCTCCTGATCCGTCGGAAATGTCGT is a window encoding:
- a CDS encoding phytoene/squalene synthase family protein, with product MNPEIAASYRSAEAVARSRARNFYYAFAVLPSEKRRAFCAVYSFMRYCDDISDGSGALDDKRRALEMWRAQLNAAVKGEFDGSPILPAFHDSVRRYSIPADYFHWIIDGAEMDLTISHYETFADLYRYCFNVASAVGLVCLQIFGYTEERARKLAEHCGIAFQLTNILRDIKEDAGLGRIYLPAEDLERFHYAPDDLRRGVFDARFQELMTFETDRASQYYTQARALLPLVHAPSRPALWAMMQIYERLLRKIVQRRFDVFGPAIRLSAAEKTAIALRALSMRFFHI
- a CDS encoding TolC family protein; translated protein: MNKFSGLLISLLAICASASASEYVGQEAAKAGRTLTLREAVRLALARGPEVYLAQAEAARAGEALRETRSLNLPQIVTGTGLAYNTGFPLSIEGSAPSIIQLGASQSVLSKKNKNLVREAEQGNIASQAGPDGARNGLVARTILLYSELHQARLAIPLLEQQRGTALKSRQITEALLQAGKARPVDLTLAKIAAASLEQQLLVMQERVRLAEAGLRELTGIPENEAIRTETPEIKSELLTLSPDLLYQRALEIHPEIREAEATLRAKEFHVEVERAERYPQLTLVSQYALFSRANNYQDYFNRFTRNNYILGLSIQVPLFNGFRTEARIAQSRQDVEVARLRLQRLKSDLKLSLERSASDLRIASGAAELAHLEVAAYEEKLKVSETLMEAGRIEPGALDAARAQLLEKLAAATEAEKALLERQVALLQATGSLAALF